From Streptomyces asiaticus, one genomic window encodes:
- a CDS encoding DUF742 domain-containing protein produces MTAAGSGRPARKPARVRPYSLTGGRTRSGHVLLVETFVAALESPDGRLDLAPSGLNSRMLPEIRAIIELCARMRSVAEVSAMLKIPLGVVRVLLSDLADQGKIRVYGTGRGPGQPDRALLERVLSGLRRL; encoded by the coding sequence GTGACGGCCGCCGGGTCCGGCCGACCCGCCCGTAAACCCGCTCGCGTACGTCCGTACTCACTCACCGGTGGCCGCACCCGCTCCGGCCATGTGCTGCTGGTGGAGACCTTCGTCGCGGCGCTGGAGTCTCCGGACGGACGGCTCGACCTGGCCCCCAGCGGGTTGAACTCCCGGATGCTGCCGGAGATCCGGGCGATCATCGAACTGTGCGCCAGGATGCGCTCCGTCGCGGAGGTCTCCGCGATGCTCAAGATCCCACTCGGTGTGGTGCGCGTCCTGCTCAGCGACCTGGCCGACCAGGGAAAGATCCGCGTCTACGGCACCGGGCGGGGCCCCGGCCAGCCGGACCGCGCGTTGCTCGAAAGGGTGCTCAGTGGACTTCGCAGGCTCTGA
- a CDS encoding GNAT family N-acetyltransferase, which translates to MRIRTSTSEELPVLQDIERAAGLCFRDIGMDEVADDEPLSLEELSRYQRAGRAWVAVDDADRAMAYLITDPVDGNIHIEQISVHPDSARRGVGRALIDHIATRAAGDGVPALTLTTFLDVAWNAPYYAARCGFRTLTEAELTPGLREIRLSEAGHGLDRWPRVCMRRDVG; encoded by the coding sequence GTGCGGATTCGAACGAGCACCAGTGAAGAACTCCCCGTCCTCCAGGACATAGAGCGCGCCGCCGGACTCTGCTTCCGGGACATCGGAATGGACGAAGTCGCCGATGACGAGCCCCTGAGCCTGGAAGAGCTGAGCCGCTACCAGCGGGCCGGACGGGCCTGGGTCGCGGTGGACGACGCCGACCGGGCGATGGCGTACCTGATCACCGACCCCGTCGACGGAAACATCCATATCGAGCAGATCTCGGTCCATCCCGACAGCGCCCGCCGTGGCGTGGGACGGGCCCTGATCGACCACATCGCGACGCGGGCCGCGGGCGACGGCGTCCCCGCGCTCACCCTGACCACCTTCCTGGACGTGGCCTGGAACGCCCCGTACTACGCCGCGCGGTGCGGCTTCCGAACCCTGACCGAGGCCGAGCTGACCCCCGGCCTCCGCGAGATCCGGCTCAGCGAGGCCGGTCATGGGCTGGACCGCTGGCCGCGGGTGTGCATGCGCAGGGATGTGGGCTAG
- a CDS encoding roadblock/LC7 domain-containing protein has translation MNAPSSTYGLSREARNLHWLLANLVEEVPGVRSVVVVSTDGLMLLSSDTRHHAAAGSADPSVQDGPKGSSADLATIVSGLGSLTLGAAKLMDAGSVKQTMVAMDEGSLFVMSISDGSLLGVHATPDCDMTVVAYHMALFVGRAGHVLTPELRNELRRSLEHAQ, from the coding sequence GTGAATGCGCCCAGTAGTACCTACGGGTTGAGTCGCGAGGCCCGTAATCTGCACTGGTTGCTGGCGAACCTGGTCGAGGAGGTGCCGGGCGTCCGTTCGGTCGTGGTCGTCTCGACCGACGGACTGATGCTGCTCTCCTCCGACACACGGCACCACGCCGCGGCCGGGTCGGCCGATCCGTCGGTGCAGGACGGCCCCAAGGGCTCCAGCGCGGATCTGGCGACGATCGTCTCGGGGCTCGGCAGCCTCACGCTCGGCGCGGCGAAGCTGATGGACGCCGGGAGTGTCAAGCAGACGATGGTGGCGATGGACGAGGGCAGTCTGTTCGTCATGTCGATCAGCGACGGTTCGCTGCTGGGCGTGCACGCCACCCCCGACTGCGACATGACCGTCGTCGCCTATCACATGGCGCTGTTCGTGGGCCGGGCCGGACATGTGCTCACCCCCGAGCTCCGCAATGAACTACGCAGGTCGCTGGAGCACGCACAGTGA
- a CDS encoding styrene monooxygenase/indole monooxygenase family protein, protein MRKILIVGAGQSGLQLALGLQSQGYEPTLMSNRTADEIRGGRVMSTQCMFRTALGHERDLGLNFWEERAPRIEGLGVSVAGPSAPGGHPRVVDWVGRLDGYAQSVDQRIKMAGWMETFEQRGGQVVIHGAAVSDLDVLVRKYDLVLVAAGKGELVSLFGRDAARSPYDTPQRALAVAYVHGLGPRPEHPDVDAVRCNLVPGVGELFVMPTLTTSGRADILFWEAVPGGPADAFQGITDPSEHLERALELMEHFTPWEYARATKVELTDAGGTLSGRYAPTVRHPVGRLPGGGLVLGVADVVVTNDPITGQGSNSAAKCAAAYLESILERGDRPFDEEWMRTTFDRYWESARHVTKWTNAMLAPPPEHIVNLLGAGSAFPAVAHRIANGFDDPSDFENFFYEPEKAAAFLDEVREEAEAAEAEAEVEVEVDDHAPEAVRSFR, encoded by the coding sequence ATGCGGAAGATACTCATCGTGGGTGCCGGTCAATCCGGCCTCCAACTCGCCCTCGGCCTCCAGTCCCAGGGCTACGAGCCCACGCTGATGTCCAACCGGACGGCCGATGAGATCCGCGGCGGGCGGGTGATGTCCACCCAGTGCATGTTCCGCACCGCGCTGGGCCACGAGCGCGATCTGGGGCTCAACTTCTGGGAGGAGCGGGCGCCGCGGATCGAGGGTCTCGGGGTCTCGGTCGCCGGGCCGTCGGCTCCCGGGGGCCATCCGCGGGTCGTCGACTGGGTCGGCCGGCTCGACGGTTACGCCCAGTCCGTCGACCAGCGGATCAAGATGGCCGGCTGGATGGAGACGTTCGAGCAGCGCGGCGGCCAGGTGGTCATCCACGGCGCCGCCGTCTCCGACCTGGACGTCCTCGTCAGGAAGTACGACCTGGTGCTGGTGGCCGCGGGCAAGGGCGAACTGGTCTCGCTCTTCGGCCGGGACGCCGCCCGCTCCCCGTACGACACCCCGCAGCGCGCCCTCGCGGTCGCCTATGTGCACGGGCTCGGCCCGCGCCCCGAGCACCCCGACGTCGACGCGGTGCGCTGCAACCTCGTCCCCGGCGTCGGCGAGCTCTTCGTGATGCCCACGCTCACCACCAGCGGCCGCGCCGACATCCTCTTCTGGGAGGCCGTCCCGGGCGGTCCGGCCGACGCGTTCCAGGGCATCACCGACCCCTCGGAGCACCTGGAGCGCGCTCTGGAGCTGATGGAACACTTCACGCCCTGGGAGTACGCGCGCGCCACCAAGGTCGAGCTGACGGACGCGGGTGGCACGCTGTCCGGGCGGTACGCGCCGACCGTACGCCACCCGGTCGGGCGGCTGCCGGGCGGCGGTCTGGTGCTGGGCGTGGCCGATGTCGTGGTGACCAACGACCCGATCACCGGCCAGGGCTCCAACTCCGCGGCCAAGTGCGCGGCGGCCTATCTGGAGAGCATCCTCGAGCGCGGCGACCGGCCGTTCGACGAGGAGTGGATGCGGACGACGTTCGACCGCTACTGGGAGAGCGCGCGGCACGTCACCAAGTGGACCAACGCGATGCTGGCCCCGCCGCCGGAGCACATCGTGAACCTGCTCGGCGCGGGGTCCGCCTTCCCCGCCGTCGCCCACCGCATCGCCAACGGCTTCGACGACCCCTCCGACTTCGAGAACTTCTTCTACGAGCCGGAGAAGGCGGCCGCCTTTCTGGACGAGGTCAGGGAAGAGGCCGAGGCGGCTGAGGCCGAAGCCGAGGTGGAGGTCGAGGTGGACGACCACGCCCCCGAGGCCGTCCGGTCCTTCCGCTGA
- a CDS encoding LysR family transcriptional regulator: MAGLEIRELECFLVLSEELHFGRAAERLYVSQSRVSQLLRNLERRIGARLLERTSRRARLTPLGERFLTELRPAYEALYGAFETARGAARGVDGVLRIGFQGAADERVTAAIAAFRECHPGCEPTTVEIPLADPFGAVRAGEVDAAIVCLPVAEPDLVLGPVFSKQPQTVVVSARHPFAGRGRVDAEALADCPLIGPSAPRRATGTTRWRPSPPPAGGPSRAGHWCTRSRRGWRRSRRAGAGCCCAPRRRSTTAAGTSPSYRSRGCRTRCSAWCGGGRTRPRGYGRSGGRWRSCALRRRPNRAHMDGGTVRVGGG, encoded by the coding sequence ATGGCCGGGTTGGAGATCCGCGAGCTGGAGTGCTTCCTCGTGCTGAGCGAGGAGCTCCACTTCGGCCGCGCGGCGGAGCGGTTGTATGTCTCGCAGAGCCGGGTGAGCCAGCTGCTGCGGAACCTGGAGCGCCGGATCGGCGCCCGGCTGCTGGAGCGCACCAGCCGCCGGGCGCGGCTGACCCCGCTCGGCGAGCGGTTCCTGACCGAGCTCCGGCCCGCCTACGAGGCGCTGTACGGGGCCTTCGAGACCGCCCGCGGAGCGGCGCGCGGGGTGGACGGCGTGCTGCGGATCGGGTTCCAGGGGGCCGCCGACGAACGGGTGACCGCGGCCATCGCGGCCTTCCGGGAGTGCCACCCCGGCTGTGAGCCGACGACCGTGGAGATCCCGCTGGCCGATCCGTTCGGCGCGGTGCGGGCCGGTGAGGTGGACGCCGCGATCGTCTGTCTGCCGGTGGCCGAGCCCGACCTCGTCCTCGGCCCGGTCTTCTCCAAGCAGCCGCAGACCGTGGTGGTCTCGGCCCGCCATCCGTTCGCGGGCCGCGGCCGGGTGGACGCCGAGGCGCTGGCCGACTGCCCGCTGATCGGCCCGTCCGCCCCGCGCCGCGCTACTGGCACGACGCGATGGCGCCCGTCGCCACCCCCGGCGGGCGGCCCATCCCGCGCGGGCCACTGGTGCACACGCTCCAGGAGGGGCTGGCGGCGGTCGCGGCGGGCCGGGGCGGGATGCTGCTGTGCGCCCCGACGGCGGAGTACCACCGCCGCCGGGACATCACCTTCGTACCGGTCGAGGGGGTGCCGGACTCGATGCTCGGCCTGGTGTGGCGGCGGGCGGACGAGACCGCGCGGTTACGGGCGTTCGGGCGGGCGGTGGCGGAGCTGTGCGCTGAGGCGGCGGCCGAACCGTGCACACATGGACGGCGGAACTGTGCGCGTAGGCGGTGGCTAG
- a CDS encoding MFS transporter, producing the protein MSNSTELSAPAGTSGSPPEVRSPFRARLGARLGVRFGAWLGSRPGSWLAVVAVAVGTFAVVTTEMLPVGLLTSIGSALGVSDGTAGLAMTVPGLVAALAAPLLTVTVGRYDRRLVLCGLMVLLAVANLLSALAPGFAVLLFARVLVGVSIGGVWSIAGGLAVRLVPERSAGHATTLIFSGIAMASVLGVPIGTLIGDLVHWRVAFAAFAALSLAVAAAMAVTLPPLPATGTIRLREVPGLFRNVRLRTGLITTLLLVTGHFGAYTYVRPVLEDVAGVGAGLISTLLLAYGVAGIAGNFLAGATAHRDPRRTLMVIFTLLAAAELLVPVAGATTAGAAVLLLVWGLAYGGVSVTCQTWVLHAAPDAREAASALYVGVFNVAISLGALLGGRAADGIAVPSVMWFGGALVVLALANVVLFGRRR; encoded by the coding sequence ATGTCCAATAGCACGGAACTCAGCGCTCCGGCAGGCACATCCGGGTCACCTCCTGAGGTGCGCTCGCCGTTCAGAGCCCGGCTCGGGGCCCGGCTCGGAGTCCGGTTCGGGGCCTGGCTCGGGTCCCGGCCCGGGTCCTGGCTCGCCGTCGTCGCCGTCGCGGTCGGCACCTTCGCGGTGGTCACCACCGAGATGCTGCCGGTCGGCCTGCTCACCTCGATCGGCTCCGCGCTCGGGGTCTCGGACGGTACGGCGGGGCTGGCCATGACCGTGCCCGGCCTGGTCGCCGCGCTCGCCGCCCCGCTGCTCACCGTCACCGTCGGCCGCTACGACCGGCGGCTGGTGCTGTGCGGTCTGATGGTGCTGCTGGCCGTCGCCAATCTGCTCTCCGCGCTGGCGCCCGGCTTCGCCGTCCTGCTGTTCGCCCGGGTGCTGGTCGGGGTGAGCATCGGCGGGGTGTGGTCGATCGCGGGCGGGCTCGCGGTGCGGCTGGTGCCCGAGCGCTCCGCGGGCCACGCCACCACGCTGATCTTCAGCGGTATCGCGATGGCCTCGGTGCTCGGTGTGCCGATCGGCACGCTCATCGGCGATCTGGTCCACTGGCGGGTCGCGTTCGCCGCCTTCGCCGCGCTGTCGCTGGCCGTGGCCGCCGCCATGGCCGTCACCCTGCCGCCGCTGCCCGCCACCGGCACCATCCGGCTGCGCGAGGTGCCGGGCCTGTTCCGCAACGTCCGGCTGCGGACCGGCCTCATCACCACCCTGCTGCTGGTCACCGGCCACTTCGGCGCGTACACCTACGTCCGCCCGGTGCTCGAGGACGTCGCCGGGGTCGGGGCGGGCCTGATCAGCACCCTGCTGCTGGCGTACGGCGTGGCGGGCATCGCCGGGAACTTCCTGGCCGGCGCCACCGCCCACCGCGATCCGCGCCGCACCCTCATGGTCATCTTCACCCTGCTGGCGGCGGCCGAACTGCTGGTCCCGGTCGCGGGTGCCACGACGGCGGGGGCGGCCGTACTGCTGCTGGTGTGGGGCCTGGCGTACGGCGGGGTGTCGGTGACCTGCCAGACCTGGGTGCTGCACGCGGCGCCGGACGCGCGGGAGGCGGCGTCGGCGCTGTACGTCGGCGTCTTCAACGTGGCGATATCGCTGGGCGCGCTGCTCGGCGGCCGGGCGGCGGACGGGATCGCGGTCCCGAGCGTCATGTGGTTCGGGGGCGCGCTGGTGGTCCTCGCCCTGGCGAACGTGGTGCTGTTCGGCAGACGGAGGTGA
- a CDS encoding AurF N-oxygenase family protein yields MSTMTEPPALRDALGLIKDRERVAERLLQSSAKHSFDPDTELDWDAPFEPGKWFWPPELVSLYDTPMWRRMSEEQRLLLSQHEAAALASLGIWFEIILIQLLTRHIYDKPATSAHVRYALTEIADECRHSKMFARLITKGGTPAYPVAPLHHNLGRFFKTFSTTPGSFTATLLGEEILDWMQRLTFPDERVQPLIRGVTRIHVVEEARHVRYAREELRRQMLRAPRWEAELTRIGSGEFSRIFSQAFINPKVYTDVGLDRRAAVAQVRASAHRREVMRNGARKLTEFLDDVGVMRGVGRRLWKSSGLLA; encoded by the coding sequence ATGTCCACCATGACCGAACCACCCGCGCTCCGGGACGCGCTCGGGCTGATCAAGGACCGCGAACGGGTCGCGGAGCGGCTGCTCCAGTCCTCCGCCAAGCACTCCTTCGACCCCGACACCGAACTGGACTGGGACGCGCCGTTCGAGCCCGGCAAGTGGTTCTGGCCACCGGAGCTGGTGTCGCTGTACGACACGCCCATGTGGCGCCGGATGTCGGAGGAGCAGCGGCTGCTGCTGTCCCAGCACGAGGCGGCGGCCCTCGCCTCCCTGGGCATATGGTTCGAGATCATCCTGATCCAGCTGCTCACCCGGCACATCTACGACAAGCCCGCGACCAGCGCCCATGTGCGGTACGCGCTCACCGAGATCGCCGACGAGTGCCGCCACTCCAAGATGTTCGCGCGGCTGATCACCAAGGGCGGCACTCCGGCGTATCCGGTCGCCCCGCTCCACCACAACCTGGGCCGGTTCTTCAAGACGTTCTCCACCACGCCCGGTTCGTTCACCGCGACCCTCCTCGGCGAGGAGATCCTGGACTGGATGCAGCGGCTGACCTTCCCGGACGAGCGCGTTCAGCCGCTGATTCGCGGGGTGACCCGGATCCATGTGGTCGAGGAGGCCCGCCATGTGCGGTACGCGCGCGAGGAACTGCGCCGCCAGATGCTGCGGGCGCCGCGCTGGGAGGCGGAGCTGACCCGGATCGGTTCCGGGGAGTTCTCCCGGATCTTCTCCCAGGCGTTCATCAACCCCAAGGTCTACACGGACGTGGGACTCGACCGCCGCGCGGCCGTCGCTCAAGTGCGGGCCAGCGCCCATCGGCGCGAGGTGATGCGCAACGGCGCCCGCAAGCTCACCGAATTCCTCGATGACGTCGGGGTGATGCGGGGTGTGGGGCGCCGACTCTGGAAGAGCTCGGGGCTGCTGGCCTAG
- a CDS encoding GTP-binding protein, which translates to MPGAEEVLQRWQTDRSRAPIATKIVIAGGFGVGKTTFVGAVSEITPLQTEALMTQASESVDDLEATPEKLTTTVAMDFGRITLENDLVLYLFGTPGQQRFWFMWDDLMRGAIGAVVMVDTRRLDESFPALDYFESLKLPYVVAVNHFEGTPLYQAEDVRDALSVASSVPVVMMDARRRIAVVDALLALVRHAVDVSPE; encoded by the coding sequence ATGCCCGGGGCCGAGGAGGTGCTCCAGAGGTGGCAGACGGACCGCTCCCGCGCGCCGATCGCCACCAAGATAGTGATAGCGGGAGGCTTCGGCGTCGGTAAGACGACCTTCGTCGGCGCGGTCTCGGAGATCACTCCGCTCCAGACCGAAGCGCTGATGACACAGGCCAGCGAGAGCGTGGACGACCTCGAGGCGACGCCCGAGAAGCTGACCACCACCGTCGCGATGGACTTCGGCCGGATCACGCTGGAGAACGATCTGGTCCTGTACCTCTTCGGCACCCCCGGTCAGCAGCGCTTCTGGTTCATGTGGGACGACCTGATGCGCGGGGCCATCGGCGCGGTGGTGATGGTCGACACCCGGCGCCTGGACGAGAGCTTCCCGGCGCTGGACTACTTCGAGAGCCTCAAGCTGCCCTATGTGGTGGCGGTCAATCACTTCGAGGGGACTCCGCTCTACCAGGCCGAGGACGTACGGGACGCGCTCTCCGTGGCGTCCTCCGTACCCGTGGTGATGATGGACGCCCGGCGCCGGATCGCGGTCGTGGACGCGCTGCTGGCGCTGGTGAGGCACGCGGTTGACGTGTCTCCCGAGTGA
- a CDS encoding ferritin-like domain-containing protein, with protein MATQELYAMDPGDPLWQVPAGGAARFSWEYDDHRARLLALYQKGKDKQWDAVKRIDWGLDVDPYDPLGTPDESLALYGTRHWDRMTDRDKGELRHHVAAWQFSQFLHGEQGAMVCAARIVEAAPDLDAKFYSATQTMDEARHAELYGRFLHDKLGTVYPINTDLRTLLGDTLRDSRWDMAYLGMQVLIEGLALAAFGLIRDTTDKPLPQQILAYVMQDEARHVAFGRMALRDYYRQLSDAELREREEFVIEGCYLMRDRLRGVEVLENFGIPKAEAEEYCEQSQFLHMFRKLLFSRIVPCVKDIGLWGERLQRAYVDMGVLELGDSNLDLLMHQDEELAERLDQQRFAAEEAARTGEVDEAIAEGAAEARA; from the coding sequence GTGGCGACGCAAGAGCTCTACGCGATGGATCCCGGAGACCCCCTCTGGCAGGTGCCCGCCGGCGGCGCCGCCCGGTTCAGCTGGGAGTACGACGATCACCGGGCCCGGCTGCTCGCCCTCTACCAGAAGGGCAAGGACAAGCAGTGGGACGCGGTCAAGCGGATCGACTGGGGCCTGGACGTGGACCCGTACGATCCGCTGGGCACCCCCGATGAGTCGCTCGCCCTCTACGGCACCCGCCACTGGGACCGGATGACCGACCGGGACAAGGGCGAATTGCGCCATCATGTCGCCGCCTGGCAGTTCAGCCAGTTCCTCCATGGCGAACAGGGCGCGATGGTGTGCGCGGCCCGGATCGTGGAGGCCGCGCCCGACCTCGACGCCAAGTTCTACTCCGCGACCCAGACCATGGACGAGGCGCGCCACGCCGAGCTCTACGGCCGCTTCCTGCACGACAAGCTCGGCACGGTCTACCCCATCAACACCGATCTGCGGACCCTCCTCGGCGACACCCTCCGCGACTCCCGCTGGGACATGGCCTACCTGGGCATGCAGGTGCTCATCGAGGGCCTCGCGCTCGCCGCGTTCGGCCTCATCCGCGACACCACCGACAAGCCGCTGCCCCAGCAGATCCTCGCCTACGTCATGCAGGACGAGGCCCGCCATGTGGCCTTCGGCCGGATGGCGCTGCGCGACTACTACCGGCAGCTGAGCGACGCGGAGCTGCGCGAGCGCGAGGAATTCGTCATCGAGGGCTGCTACTTGATGCGCGACCGGCTGCGCGGCGTGGAGGTCCTGGAGAACTTCGGCATCCCGAAGGCCGAGGCCGAGGAGTACTGCGAGCAGTCGCAGTTCCTGCATATGTTCCGCAAGCTGCTCTTCAGCCGGATCGTGCCGTGTGTGAAGGACATCGGGCTGTGGGGCGAGCGGCTCCAGCGGGCGTATGTCGACATGGGCGTGCTGGAGCTGGGCGACAGCAACCTCGACCTGCTGATGCACCAGGACGAGGAGCTGGCCGAGCGGCTGGACCAGCAGCGCTTCGCGGCGGAGGAGGCGGCGCGCACGGGCGAGGTGGACGAGGCGATCGCGGAGGGCGCGGCGGAGGCGCGGGCGTAG
- a CDS encoding C40 family peptidase — protein sequence MSGRIVGSVCAAAITAAAALVPAVPAAKASAAPARPADRSVSELLTQLKTLYRKAEEATEAYNGTEEKLHKQRTRARELTAQLVHARTKLADSHDAAGRLARRQYQGHSALSSYSFLLTLLTPHPENAADEARELDRAAGREAALIQRLTKGERRADTIATRARTALDKQLSLAAKRKKQRDKVKKQLRSIEKLLATLSTRQIAQVAQRERQETAKAQRKLLASGALGSGDGASPGAAGPPATTNDGTGGGTNGGTGGAAPAPGDRRDTPVAGAPSPVATVTAPGPRPHQSPGRRPGMASAEAGRRALAYALNQIGKPYVWGAEGPNSFDCSGLTSSAWAYAGRTIPRTSQEQWRQLPRVPLNQLRPGDLVIYYKGASHVAMYAGDGQVVQAPRPGQRVKLSPLASNPLQGVVRPGPVTVAKKR from the coding sequence GTGTCAGGACGGATCGTGGGCTCGGTCTGCGCGGCGGCGATCACCGCGGCCGCCGCGCTGGTGCCCGCCGTCCCGGCGGCCAAGGCGTCGGCCGCCCCCGCCCGCCCCGCCGACCGGTCCGTGTCCGAGCTGCTGACGCAGCTCAAGACGCTGTACCGGAAGGCCGAGGAGGCGACGGAGGCCTACAACGGGACCGAGGAGAAGCTGCACAAGCAGCGCACCAGGGCCAGGGAGCTCACGGCCCAGCTCGTCCACGCCCGTACGAAGCTCGCCGACAGCCACGACGCCGCGGGTCGGCTGGCCCGCCGGCAGTACCAGGGCCACAGCGCGCTCTCCTCCTACAGTTTCCTGCTGACCCTGCTCACCCCGCATCCGGAGAACGCCGCCGACGAGGCGCGCGAGCTGGATCGGGCGGCCGGCCGCGAGGCCGCCCTGATCCAGCGGCTGACCAAGGGCGAGCGGCGTGCCGACACCATCGCCACCCGGGCGCGGACCGCGCTGGACAAACAGCTGTCCCTGGCGGCGAAGCGGAAGAAACAGCGGGACAAGGTGAAGAAGCAGCTCCGCTCCATCGAGAAGCTGCTGGCCACGCTCAGCACCCGCCAGATCGCCCAGGTGGCCCAGCGCGAACGCCAGGAGACCGCGAAGGCCCAGCGCAAACTGCTCGCCTCCGGGGCGCTCGGCTCCGGAGACGGCGCCTCGCCCGGCGCCGCGGGCCCGCCCGCCACCACGAACGACGGCACGGGCGGCGGCACGAACGGCGGCACAGGCGGCGCCGCCCCGGCCCCCGGAGACCGCCGGGACACCCCGGTGGCGGGCGCCCCCTCCCCGGTGGCCACCGTCACCGCGCCCGGCCCCCGCCCTCACCAGTCCCCCGGCCGCCGCCCCGGCATGGCGTCCGCGGAGGCCGGGCGGCGGGCGCTCGCCTACGCCCTGAACCAGATCGGCAAGCCGTACGTCTGGGGCGCCGAGGGGCCGAACTCCTTCGACTGCTCGGGGCTGACCTCCTCCGCCTGGGCGTATGCCGGGCGGACCATCCCGCGCACCAGCCAGGAGCAGTGGCGCCAGCTGCCACGGGTACCGCTCAACCAGCTGCGCCCCGGCGATCTGGTGATCTACTACAAGGGGGCGAGCCATGTGGCGATGTACGCGGGCGACGGCCAGGTGGTCCAGGCGCCGCGCCCCGGCCAGCGGGTGAAGCTCTCCCCGCTCGCCTCCAATCCGTTGCAGGGCGTGGTGCGCCCGGGTCCGGTCACGGTGGCCAAGAAGCGGTGA
- a CDS encoding TetR/AcrR family transcriptional regulator — protein sequence MTTGSGTAPAPPEAAPPAEASAAARPAAEPPATAGPPAARRGSYRRLSVEARRAELLTAALDLFAHRAPEDVSLDDVASAAGASRPLVYRYFPGGKQQLYEAALRSAADELEQCFEEPRSGPLSARLSRVLDRYLGFVDEHDAGFSALLQSGSVAETSHTNAIVDEVRRAAAEEILLHLAVKEPGARLRMMVRTWITAVEAASLIWLDEEKRPSLEELRDWLVDQFVAMLTATAATDPQTARVMKAALRMEPADGPVGRLARRVVPALGEASHLLS from the coding sequence ATGACGACAGGCAGCGGCACCGCTCCGGCGCCCCCGGAGGCGGCACCCCCGGCGGAGGCGAGTGCCGCCGCGCGCCCGGCGGCGGAACCCCCGGCCACCGCGGGCCCACCGGCCGCGCGCCGGGGCAGCTACCGCAGGCTGAGCGTCGAGGCGCGGCGCGCCGAACTCCTCACCGCCGCGCTCGACCTCTTCGCCCACCGCGCGCCCGAGGACGTGTCGCTGGACGATGTGGCCTCGGCCGCCGGGGCCTCCCGTCCGCTGGTCTACCGCTACTTCCCGGGCGGTAAGCAGCAGTTGTACGAGGCGGCGCTGCGCAGCGCCGCCGATGAGCTGGAACAGTGCTTCGAGGAGCCCAGGAGCGGTCCGCTCAGCGCCCGGCTGAGCCGGGTGCTGGACCGCTATCTGGGCTTTGTGGACGAGCATGACGCGGGGTTCAGCGCGCTGTTGCAGAGCGGCAGCGTGGCCGAGACCTCGCACACGAACGCGATCGTGGACGAGGTGCGGCGGGCGGCGGCCGAGGAGATCCTGCTCCATCTGGCGGTCAAGGAGCCCGGTGCGCGGCTGCGGATGATGGTGCGCACCTGGATCACGGCCGTCGAGGCGGCCTCGTTGATCTGGCTGGACGAGGAGAAGCGGCCGTCGCTCGAGGAGCTGCGCGACTGGCTGGTGGACCAGTTCGTGGCGATGCTGACCGCCACCGCGGCCACCGATCCGCAGACGGCCCGGGTGATGAAGGCCGCGCTCAGGATGGAGCCCGCCGATGGGCCGGTCGGGCGGCTGGCGCGCCGTGTGGTGCCCGCGCTGGGCGAGGCGTCGCATCTGCTGTCCTGA